CCTCACTCGCCGAGATCGAAGCGGCATGGGATCGTGAGATAGAAGAACGAGCCGCCGCGTACGACCGCGGAGAACTGCAAACGATCTCGGCCGAAGAGGTGTTTGCCGAAGCGAGGCGCCTCGCCCGGTGAAGCGTGCGCGGTTCATTCCCGCGGCACGCCTGGAATTTCTCGCAGAGGTCATTTACCACAATGAAGCGCAGCCCGGTCTCGGCGAGCGCTTCACTGCCGCAGTCGAAGAAGCCGCGGCCCGCGCGCTTGCCTTCCCTCTCTCCGGCTCACCCTCGCGCGGGAATACGCGCCGAATCATCGTGAAGGGATTCCGCTTCTCGCTCTACTATCGCCCGGAGGCAGACGGCATCGTCATTTTCGCCGTATCCCATCATTCGAGGCGCCCGTTCTACTGGCTCTCTCGAACCCGTGCCCGCTAACTGTGTGAACCGCCCCGGATTTTCCGGAGAGCTCCGGGTTTGAGTCAGGCTGCCATGGGCAGCTGACCCGTTGATTGATGATACGACGCCTCGAACTCCGCCGGCGGGACGTTGCCGATGGGCTCCAGCAGCCGGCGGTTGTTGAACCAGTCCACCCATTCGAGCGTCGCGTATTCCACCGCGTCCATCGAGCGCCACGGCCCGCGACGGTGAATGACCTCCGCCTTGTACAGCCCGATGATCGACTCGG
This region of Candidatus Zixiibacteriota bacterium genomic DNA includes:
- a CDS encoding addiction module protein, producing the protein MEAAWDREIEERAAAYDRGELQTISAEEVFAEARRLAR
- a CDS encoding type II toxin-antitoxin system RelE/ParE family toxin, which codes for MKRARFIPAARLEFLAEVIYHNEAQPGLGERFTAAVEEAAARALAFPLSGSPSRGNTRRIIVKGFRFSLYYRPEADGIVIFAVSHHSRRPFYWLSRTRAR